In Anaerosporomusa subterranea, one DNA window encodes the following:
- the fliB gene encoding flagellin lysine-N-methylase: MLYIYANLFSEFQCQMCGTCCQNNWMVTVDQTCYQRNADLFRVTGRVDEFNEAFLAIESPSLGEYAMIAKQPQGQCWFLQPNNLCRLHKEAGHEHLDVVCKTFPRYPMNTARGIELTLSFSCPAVLKLVSESYLEIIRSEVRPVHIYSENFVTQAYPQQYSLDHPLHYYFELEQHFIDILQWRSLPMEDRINRVCDTIDILCSNKPDDMGREITRLIYRNYEQLETADPCNPSQDAGSILVENFFVNTVFKKLLYDHGLKRGAAILQLFWSHIRQKSEQEIEEAARWEKIRRAIFEMEFEYSHHRRQFSNRK; this comes from the coding sequence ATGCTATATATCTATGCCAATCTATTCTCGGAATTTCAGTGCCAGATGTGTGGAACGTGCTGCCAAAATAATTGGATGGTAACTGTTGATCAGACTTGCTACCAGCGAAATGCAGACCTATTTCGCGTGACTGGTCGAGTTGACGAATTTAATGAGGCTTTTCTGGCTATCGAAAGCCCTAGCTTGGGAGAATACGCGATGATCGCTAAGCAACCGCAGGGACAGTGTTGGTTTCTCCAGCCCAATAATCTCTGTCGGCTGCACAAGGAAGCAGGGCATGAGCATTTAGACGTTGTCTGCAAAACGTTTCCGCGTTATCCGATGAACACAGCGCGGGGCATTGAACTGACATTGAGCTTCAGTTGTCCAGCCGTGCTCAAGTTGGTCAGCGAATCTTATCTGGAGATTATTCGCTCTGAGGTCAGACCTGTTCACATCTATTCAGAAAATTTTGTTACCCAGGCGTATCCGCAGCAATATTCGTTAGATCATCCACTTCACTATTATTTTGAACTAGAACAACATTTTATTGACATTCTACAGTGGCGAAGCTTGCCAATGGAAGATCGGATCAATAGAGTCTGTGATACAATAGATATTCTCTGCTCCAATAAGCCTGATGATATGGGACGCGAGATTACTCGCTTGATTTATCGAAACTATGAACAGTTGGAGACAGCCGATCCCTGCAATCCAAGTCAGGATGCGGGCAGTATTCTAGTGGAGAACTTTTTTGTAAATACCGTCTTTAAAAAACTACTGTATGATCATGGACTGAAACGCGGCGCAGCTATTTTGCAGCTTTTTTGGAGTCATATCCGACAAAAGTCTGAACAAGAAATAGAAGAAGCTGCAAGATGGGAGAAAATCCGCAGAGCGATTTTCGAAATGGAATTTGAGTATAGCCATCATCGTCGTCAGTTTAGCAACAGAAAATAA
- a CDS encoding ABC transporter ATP-binding protein — MLQIKQVAAGYGSIRALKDLSLSVPEGSIVSLIGANGAGKSTAMKTIMGLLRPQFGELTFQGRSLIGVPVHQVVGMGISLVPEGRSILTRMTVLENLEMGAHQRTDSTIQQDIQSVFKRFPILEERQQQLGGTLSGGQQQMLAIGRALMARPKLLLLDEPSMGLAPLVVADIFRVIQEINQEGTTILLVEQNVRQALKIAHYAYVLETGKTILHGKAEDIANDPRVMAAYLGGSKAG; from the coding sequence ATGCTGCAGATCAAGCAAGTTGCTGCAGGTTATGGTAGCATACGAGCCTTAAAAGACCTCAGTCTATCAGTGCCGGAAGGGTCTATTGTTTCCTTGATTGGGGCAAACGGTGCCGGGAAAAGCACAGCGATGAAGACCATCATGGGCTTGCTTCGCCCTCAATTCGGTGAGCTAACTTTCCAGGGGCGGAGCCTGATTGGCGTGCCAGTCCACCAGGTTGTTGGCATGGGCATTTCATTGGTTCCCGAAGGTCGTAGTATTCTCACTCGTATGACAGTATTAGAAAACTTGGAAATGGGTGCTCATCAACGAACTGATAGCACAATCCAACAAGATATTCAGTCTGTATTTAAGCGCTTTCCTATCTTGGAAGAACGCCAACAGCAACTTGGCGGCACTCTTTCTGGCGGACAACAGCAGATGCTAGCCATCGGCCGCGCGCTAATGGCCAGACCAAAGCTGTTGCTGCTTGATGAGCCGTCTATGGGACTGGCACCACTGGTTGTTGCTGATATTTTCCGGGTTATTCAAGAGATCAACCAGGAGGGCACTACCATACTACTGGTCGAGCAAAACGTCCGGCAAGCGTTAAAAATCGCGCATTACGCATATGTGCTGGAAACTGGTAAAACAATTCTACACGGCAAAGCAGAGGATATCGCTAATGATCCCCGGGTGATGGCCGCCTATCTTGGCGGATCTAAAGCTGGCTAA